The Pontibacter pudoricolor genome contains a region encoding:
- the bshB1 gene encoding bacillithiol biosynthesis deacetylase BshB1, with translation MKLDILIFAAHPDDAELGCSGTIVAHIAAGKKVGIVDLTRGELGTRGTPETRAAEAKAASEILGLSVRDNLDLADGFFVNDKAHQLKVVEKIRQYRPELVIMNAIHDRHPDHGKGSQLVSESCFLAGLKMIETNGPDGEKQEAWRPKVVYHYIQDRYIKPDVIVDITPYWEKKLESIRAFKSQFYNPADSSENTYISSPEFMEFLEARAKEFGHAIGVTYGEGFTVERHIGVKNLFDLI, from the coding sequence ATGAAACTAGACATACTTATTTTTGCTGCACACCCCGATGATGCAGAACTTGGGTGTTCCGGAACTATAGTTGCGCATATTGCCGCCGGTAAAAAAGTAGGTATAGTTGATCTGACAAGAGGTGAGTTGGGAACGCGGGGCACCCCCGAAACCCGTGCCGCCGAAGCGAAAGCTGCTTCTGAAATTTTAGGCCTGTCGGTGCGGGATAACCTTGATTTAGCTGATGGTTTTTTTGTGAACGATAAAGCACACCAGCTAAAGGTTGTTGAAAAAATACGTCAGTACAGACCGGAACTGGTGATTATGAACGCTATTCATGACCGTCATCCGGATCATGGAAAAGGTTCACAGCTGGTATCTGAATCATGTTTCCTGGCTGGCCTTAAAATGATTGAAACCAACGGACCTGATGGGGAAAAGCAGGAAGCCTGGAGACCTAAAGTTGTGTATCATTACATACAAGACCGTTACATCAAGCCTGATGTTATAGTTGATATTACACCTTACTGGGAAAAGAAGCTGGAAAGTATCCGTGCCTTTAAATCCCAGTTTTACAACCCCGCAGATTCTTCTGAAAACACCTATATCTCTTCGCCTGAGTTTATGGAGTTTCTGGAAGCAAGAGCTAAAGAGTTTGGCCACGCAATAGGAGTAACGTATGGCGAAGGTTTTACAGTGGAGCGCCATATTGGCGTAAAGAATTTATTTGATTTGATTTAA